Proteins encoded together in one Shewanella oneidensis MR-1 window:
- the hflK gene encoding FtsH protease activity modulator HflK, which translates to MAWNEPGNKGNDPWGNKGGNDKGPPDLDEVFRNLSKRFGGNGNGSSGQNLSSFSLIIILAIAFVVWGLSGLYTIKEAERGVALRFGQHNGEVGPGLHWKPTFIDEIYPVDVQSVRSVPSSGSMLTSDENVVKVELDVQYRISDAYAYLFSAVDANASLREATDSALRYVIGHNKMDDILTTGRDAIRRDTWKELERILEPYKLGLAIVDVNFLPARPPEEVKDAFDDAISAQEDEQRFIREAEAYAREIEPKARGEVERMAQQANAYKEREILEARGKVARFELLLPEYQAAPEVTRKRLYLDAMQQVMTDTNKVIIDAKNNGNLMYLPLDKLMKEKPATMPDVEPKPQQNVNSSSIPTTRIGEPLSGRPSREERARQGRE; encoded by the coding sequence ATGGCTTGGAACGAGCCCGGTAACAAGGGTAATGATCCTTGGGGAAATAAAGGTGGTAACGACAAAGGACCACCGGACCTTGATGAGGTTTTTCGTAATCTTTCAAAACGCTTTGGCGGCAACGGTAATGGCTCTTCAGGCCAGAACTTGAGTTCCTTTAGCTTAATCATCATTCTTGCCATCGCTTTTGTTGTTTGGGGACTTTCGGGTTTGTACACCATTAAAGAGGCTGAACGTGGCGTAGCGTTGCGTTTTGGCCAACATAATGGTGAGGTGGGACCGGGTCTTCACTGGAAACCAACGTTTATCGATGAAATTTATCCTGTTGACGTGCAATCAGTTCGCTCTGTGCCATCGTCTGGCAGCATGTTAACTTCCGATGAAAACGTCGTGAAGGTTGAGCTAGACGTGCAATATCGTATTTCAGATGCGTATGCCTATCTTTTTAGTGCGGTAGACGCCAATGCCAGTTTACGTGAAGCCACTGACAGTGCGCTGCGCTATGTCATTGGTCATAACAAGATGGACGATATTCTGACCACAGGCCGTGATGCTATTCGTCGCGACACTTGGAAAGAATTAGAGCGTATTCTTGAGCCGTATAAGTTGGGCTTGGCGATTGTTGACGTTAACTTCTTGCCAGCGCGTCCGCCTGAAGAAGTGAAAGATGCTTTCGATGATGCCATTTCAGCGCAAGAAGACGAACAACGCTTTATTCGTGAGGCTGAAGCCTATGCCCGTGAGATTGAACCGAAAGCACGTGGTGAAGTCGAGCGCATGGCGCAACAAGCTAATGCTTATAAAGAACGTGAAATTTTAGAGGCGCGCGGTAAAGTGGCTCGTTTTGAGTTGCTGTTACCTGAGTACCAAGCTGCACCTGAAGTGACCCGTAAGCGTTTGTATCTCGATGCAATGCAACAGGTGATGACTGACACTAACAAAGTCATTATCGATGCTAAAAACAACGGCAATTTAATGTATCTGCCACTAGACAAGTTAATGAAAGAGAAGCCTGCGACTATGCCAGACGTTGAGCCTAAACCTCAGCAGAATGTCAATTCTTCATCTATTCCAACGACTCGCATTGGTGAGCCTTTGAGTGGACGCCCATCTCGCGAGGAACGTGCTCGCCAGGGGAGGGAGTAA
- the hflC gene encoding protease modulator HflC: protein MGRLSIVLIAVILGIGLSSVMVVNEGERAIVARFGEIVKDNVDGKQVTRVFSPGLHFKVPVIDKVKLLDARIQTLDGAADRFVTSEKKDLMVDSYVKWRIFDFEKYYLSTNGGIKSNAETLLQRKINNDLRTEFGRRTIKEIVSGQRDELQNNALANAAESAKDLGIEVVDVRVKQINLPANVSNSIYQRMRAERQAVAKEHRAQGKEQSEIIRATIDANVTVKIAEAERKALTIRGEGDALAAKIYSDAYNKDPEFFSFMRSLDAYRASFSGNSDIMVLEPDSEFFKYMKSSAAKK from the coding sequence ATGGGTAGATTAAGTATTGTTCTGATCGCCGTTATATTAGGCATTGGTTTGTCATCTGTGATGGTGGTTAACGAAGGCGAACGTGCGATTGTGGCGCGCTTCGGCGAAATCGTTAAAGACAACGTCGATGGCAAACAAGTGACGCGCGTTTTTAGCCCCGGTTTACACTTTAAAGTCCCTGTGATCGATAAGGTGAAGTTACTTGATGCGCGTATCCAAACCTTAGATGGTGCTGCAGATCGTTTCGTCACCTCTGAGAAAAAAGACTTAATGGTCGACTCCTATGTGAAGTGGCGTATTTTTGATTTCGAAAAATACTACCTCTCTACTAATGGGGGGATTAAATCGAATGCTGAGACCTTACTACAACGTAAGATCAACAACGATTTACGTACCGAGTTTGGTCGTCGTACGATCAAAGAGATCGTTTCTGGGCAGCGTGATGAGTTACAAAATAACGCGTTAGCGAATGCTGCTGAGAGTGCTAAAGATTTAGGTATTGAAGTTGTTGACGTGCGTGTTAAGCAGATCAACTTACCTGCAAACGTGAGTAACAGTATTTACCAACGTATGCGCGCGGAGCGTCAAGCTGTGGCTAAAGAGCACCGTGCTCAAGGTAAAGAGCAATCTGAAATTATTCGCGCAACGATTGATGCTAATGTCACTGTTAAAATTGCGGAAGCAGAGCGTAAAGCCTTAACCATTCGTGGTGAAGGTGATGCATTAGCGGCAAAAATTTATTCGGATGCTTATAACAAAGATCCTGAGTTTTTCAGCTTTATGCGTAGCTTAGATGCTTATCGTGCGAGCTTCTCTGGTAATTCAGATATCATGGTGTTAGAACCTGATAGCGAATTTTTCAAATACATGAAGAGCAGCGCTGCGAAAAAATAG
- the petA gene encoding ubiquinol-cytochrome c reductase iron-sulfur subunit — MSNAPVDTGRRRFLTAATAVVGGAGAVAVAVPFIKSWNPSAKAKAAGAPVEVNISKVEPGQLIRVEWRGKPVWVVRRTEAVINELPTHDAQLRDPASAEMQQPEYATNPLRSIKPEYFIAVGICTHLGCSPTYLPDSFAEQVQGVTSGFFCPCHGSKFDMAGRVFQGVPAPLNLVIPPHQYVDDGTVIIGVDKGVA; from the coding sequence ATGAGCAATGCGCCAGTCGATACCGGACGTCGCAGATTCCTGACAGCCGCAACCGCCGTAGTAGGTGGTGCTGGTGCCGTCGCTGTAGCGGTTCCTTTCATCAAGTCGTGGAATCCGAGTGCCAAGGCGAAAGCTGCAGGTGCACCGGTCGAAGTAAATATCAGTAAAGTAGAGCCAGGTCAGCTGATCCGTGTTGAGTGGCGAGGAAAACCTGTATGGGTTGTTCGTCGCACAGAAGCCGTGATCAATGAACTGCCAACACACGATGCTCAATTAAGAGATCCAGCTTCTGCCGAAATGCAGCAGCCTGAATATGCAACTAATCCTCTGCGCTCAATTAAGCCAGAGTATTTTATTGCCGTCGGTATTTGTACCCACCTAGGATGTTCACCCACTTATTTGCCAGATTCATTTGCTGAGCAAGTTCAAGGTGTGACTTCTGGTTTCTTCTGCCCATGTCATGGTTCTAAGTTCGATATGGCGGGCCGCGTGTTCCAAGGCGTTCCAGCTCCATTGAACCTAGTTATCCCTCCACATCAATATGTTGATGATGGCACCGTTATCATCGGTGTAGATAAAGGAGTGGCGTAA
- a CDS encoding cytochrome b, which yields MVKNLINWIDARIPMTATYNRHVGQYATPTNFNFWYFFGSLAMLVLVNQLLTGIWLTMNYVPTAEGAFASVEYIMRDVEYGWLLRYMHSTGASAFFVVIYLHMFRGLIYGSYQKPRELLWLFGMLIFLVLMAEAFMGYLLPWGQMSYWGAQVIISLFGAIPVIGDDLTLWIRGDYVISGATLNRFFALHVIALPLVLVVLVFLHLIALHEVGSNNPDGIEIKKNKDENGWPVDGIPFHPYYTVKDIMGVAGFLIVFCYVLFFIPEGGGYFLEKPNFEAANPMKTPEHIAPVWYFTPFYAILRAVPDKLGGVIMMGLSIGVLFVLPWLDRCKVKSVRYRSTLHKLNIAQFAVSFIVLGYLGVVPASPTLTIVAQVFTFTYFGFFVALWVYSKNEKTKPVPARLTH from the coding sequence ATGGTTAAGAATTTAATTAATTGGATTGATGCTCGCATCCCAATGACGGCGACGTATAACCGCCACGTGGGTCAGTATGCTACGCCAACTAACTTTAACTTTTGGTACTTCTTCGGTTCGCTAGCAATGTTGGTATTGGTTAACCAATTACTGACAGGTATCTGGTTAACCATGAACTATGTACCAACCGCAGAAGGCGCTTTTGCTTCTGTTGAATACATCATGCGTGACGTAGAGTACGGCTGGTTATTGCGTTATATGCACTCCACCGGCGCTTCTGCTTTCTTCGTGGTGATCTACTTACATATGTTCCGTGGTCTGATTTACGGTTCATATCAAAAGCCTAGAGAACTGCTGTGGTTATTCGGTATGTTGATTTTCCTCGTACTGATGGCTGAAGCCTTTATGGGCTACTTGCTGCCATGGGGACAAATGTCTTACTGGGGCGCACAGGTAATTATTTCTCTGTTCGGTGCAATCCCTGTTATTGGTGATGACTTAACCCTCTGGATCCGTGGTGACTACGTGATCTCTGGCGCAACGCTGAACCGTTTCTTTGCATTGCATGTTATCGCACTGCCATTAGTGTTAGTGGTATTAGTGTTCTTACACTTAATCGCTCTGCACGAAGTGGGTTCAAACAACCCAGATGGTATCGAAATCAAGAAGAACAAAGACGAAAATGGTTGGCCAGTTGATGGCATTCCATTCCACCCATATTACACAGTTAAAGATATTATGGGCGTTGCGGGCTTCCTGATTGTGTTCTGTTACGTACTGTTCTTCATCCCTGAAGGCGGTGGTTACTTCCTTGAGAAGCCAAACTTTGAAGCGGCTAACCCAATGAAGACACCAGAGCATATTGCGCCAGTATGGTACTTCACTCCTTTCTACGCCATCTTACGTGCTGTTCCGGATAAATTGGGTGGCGTAATTATGATGGGGCTGTCGATTGGTGTACTGTTTGTGTTGCCTTGGCTCGATCGCTGTAAAGTGAAGTCCGTTCGTTACCGTAGTACGCTGCATAAGTTAAATATTGCTCAATTTGCAGTATCTTTCATTGTGTTAGGTTACTTAGGCGTCGTTCCTGCTTCACCAACACTGACGATCGTTGCGCAGGTATTTACTTTTACTTACTTTGGCTTCTTTGTGGCGCTGTGGGTATACAGCAAGAATGAAAAAACTAAACCTGTTCCAGCGAGGTTAACACACTAA
- a CDS encoding cytochrome c1 has translation MKKLLIALVTLLPTLAIAAGGQVHLEDANVDLHDKASLERGLGLFQHYCSGCHSTQYQRYERVANDLGISADDMRNKYMFTDAKIGELMQNAIPPKDAAKWFGATPPDLTLVARVRGEDWVYSYLKGFYKDPSRPFGVNNTVFPSVGMPHVLEELQGTPVKQEDGTIVVSGGKLNAEEYDQAVRDITGFLVYSAEPVKLERQALGWWVLGFLFIFFIVAYLLKKEYWKDVH, from the coding sequence ATGAAAAAATTATTGATTGCATTAGTTACCTTGTTGCCGACCTTGGCAATTGCCGCTGGCGGACAAGTACATTTAGAAGATGCCAATGTTGATCTGCATGATAAGGCTTCTTTAGAGCGTGGTTTGGGCTTATTCCAGCACTATTGCTCTGGTTGTCATAGCACTCAGTATCAACGCTATGAGCGTGTGGCGAACGATCTCGGTATTTCTGCCGATGATATGCGTAACAAGTATATGTTCACCGATGCAAAAATTGGTGAATTGATGCAAAACGCAATTCCGCCAAAAGATGCGGCTAAGTGGTTTGGTGCCACACCACCAGACCTCACCTTAGTGGCACGTGTTCGTGGCGAAGATTGGGTTTATTCATACCTAAAAGGCTTCTACAAAGATCCAAGCCGTCCATTTGGCGTAAACAACACTGTATTCCCATCAGTGGGTATGCCGCATGTTCTTGAAGAGCTGCAAGGCACACCTGTTAAGCAGGAAGATGGTACAATCGTGGTCTCTGGTGGTAAGTTAAATGCCGAAGAGTACGACCAAGCTGTGCGTGATATCACGGGCTTCTTAGTCTATTCGGCTGAACCTGTTAAGTTAGAGCGTCAAGCGCTAGGCTGGTGGGTGCTCGGATTCTTGTTTATCTTCTTTATTGTGGCCTACCTCTTGAAGAAAGAGTACTGGAAAGATGTACACTAG
- the sspA gene encoding stringent starvation protein SspA — MAVAANKRSVMTLFSGADDLYSHQVRIVLAEKGVTVDVLQVDPNEMPEDLLEVNPYNSVPTLLDRELVLYESRIIMEYLDERFPHPPLMPVYPVSRGQSRLMMHRIDTDWYSLVARIRKGDRVEAARKELTESLLSIAPVFAEMPYFMSEEFGLADCYLGPLLWRLPVLGIELDSRVAKDIKAYMTRIFERESFKASLTEAEREMRMGM, encoded by the coding sequence ATGGCTGTTGCTGCCAACAAACGCTCTGTCATGACACTGTTTTCAGGTGCTGATGATCTTTATAGCCATCAAGTCCGTATCGTGTTAGCTGAGAAAGGGGTTACTGTTGATGTTTTGCAGGTCGACCCAAATGAAATGCCTGAGGATTTACTCGAAGTAAATCCTTATAACTCAGTACCTACCTTATTAGATCGTGAACTCGTACTTTATGAGTCACGCATCATTATGGAATACTTGGATGAGCGTTTCCCTCATCCACCCTTGATGCCTGTTTACCCAGTATCTCGCGGCCAAAGCCGTTTAATGATGCATCGCATTGATACTGATTGGTACTCACTCGTCGCACGTATTCGTAAAGGTGACCGTGTAGAAGCTGCTCGTAAAGAGCTGACTGAAAGTTTACTGTCAATCGCGCCAGTATTTGCTGAAATGCCTTACTTTATGAGTGAAGAGTTTGGTTTAGCTGATTGCTACCTCGGTCCTCTATTATGGCGTTTGCCAGTATTAGGTATCGAGCTAGACAGCCGCGTAGCAAAAGACATCAAAGCTTACATGACACGTATTTTTGAGCGTGAATCATTTAAAGCTTCGTTGACTGAAGCTGAACGCGAAATGCGCATGGGTATGTAA
- a CDS encoding ClpXP protease specificity-enhancing factor: MKVLTPNRPYLLRAYYDWLMDNQLTPHVVVDAFVKGTQVPQQYVKDGQIVLNIAAGAVGNLQISNEFVEFNARFGGVPQQVLLPMASIVAIYARENGAGTVFDIEDAYLVEDEAESTLSVIETAEKPTEPKDEPPKRRSHLTLVK, translated from the coding sequence ATGAAAGTGTTGACTCCAAATCGTCCTTATTTACTCAGGGCTTACTACGATTGGTTGATGGACAACCAATTAACACCTCACGTTGTTGTGGATGCCTTTGTGAAAGGCACTCAAGTACCGCAGCAATATGTGAAGGACGGCCAGATCGTATTAAATATCGCGGCCGGCGCAGTGGGCAATTTGCAAATTAGTAATGAATTTGTGGAGTTCAATGCGCGTTTTGGTGGTGTGCCTCAGCAGGTGCTATTGCCAATGGCTTCGATTGTGGCCATATACGCCCGTGAAAATGGCGCAGGGACGGTCTTTGACATTGAAGATGCGTACTTAGTGGAAGATGAAGCTGAATCGACATTGTCTGTTATTGAGACCGCCGAGAAGCCAACTGAACCCAAGGACGAGCCGCCTAAGCGTCGTAGCCATTTAACCTTAGTTAAATAA
- a CDS encoding anthranilate synthase component II, translating to MLLMIDNYDSFTFNLVQYFQQLGQEIVVKRNDEISLEGIEALAPSHLVISPGPCSPNEAGISLAAIEHFATRLPILGVCLGHQAMAQVFGAKVVRAQRVMHGKVSAIAHTGERLFKGLNQPLTVTRYHSLLVDTVPKDFVLDAWFDDPTHGREIMAMSHKELPLFGVQFHPESILTEQGHELLANFLSQST from the coding sequence ATGTTGCTGATGATCGACAATTACGACTCTTTTACCTTTAACCTAGTGCAGTATTTTCAGCAGTTAGGGCAAGAAATTGTGGTTAAGCGCAATGATGAAATCAGCCTTGAGGGGATCGAAGCGTTAGCGCCGAGCCATTTAGTCATCTCTCCAGGCCCTTGCTCGCCCAATGAAGCGGGTATTTCCCTTGCGGCCATTGAACATTTCGCCACGCGTTTACCGATTTTAGGTGTGTGTTTGGGGCATCAAGCCATGGCACAGGTTTTTGGTGCCAAAGTGGTGCGAGCGCAGCGTGTAATGCATGGTAAAGTCAGTGCGATAGCCCATACTGGTGAGCGCCTGTTTAAAGGGTTAAATCAGCCATTAACGGTAACTCGCTACCATTCATTGCTTGTCGATACTGTGCCTAAGGATTTTGTACTGGACGCTTGGTTTGACGACCCGACCCATGGGCGCGAAATCATGGCCATGAGTCATAAAGAGTTGCCGCTCTTTGGTGTGCAATTTCACCCTGAGTCGATTTTGACTGAGCAAGGGCATGAATTATTAGCGAACTTTTTATCCCAATCGACTTAG
- a CDS encoding S9 family peptidase, which translates to MNSVMRHLGLSALAIAVLTSCAATSTETATPAATPTAYQVPLAQPPQVSQQLTLNQIMANPDWMGIFAKEAYWSDDSQSVFFARQPSASALRNYYQQGINNSRAVELAIDKLHAVDQQFGVLDSTKSNKAYLYQGNVFVKHLSSGKITQLTRQRSAISGLRYLNNGDIAYWQGDNVFQIHQDSGLVEQLLEIKMAKAPEGVKEPSSYLAKQQHRLIQYVAMQHEQAKAKEQFKNELQKSDPTLAASTWYLGDTEVVSELSVSPDGRYVFVALTDKNYTGSSEHDIMPNYLGSEGYIDPVPVRARVAEDTLLGQRFVVLDLNTHKQIDVTIEGLTGFDEDVLAKVKAQNAKAKGESYQSTKAPRKIQLMQDWGWTQSAIQWHESENKLAVMVEAIDNKDRWIATVDLSKGKFITEHRLHDDAWVNYDYNQFGWIPGTDTLYYLSEETGYSQLYLKASGEKPRALTQGKFVVSDITLSPDANYIYYKANQSHPGIYNVHRVNLTSGKNEQLTQWDGNLDYSLSPDGAKLLLNASRRTQPNELYIQPIGGELKQLTSYTSEAFKQYPWQAPEVIAVPSNHGAGQIYARVYLPQGYDKSRAEKYPAVIFNHGAGYLQNADYGFSGYFREFMFHNLLTQQGYVVMDMDYRGSKGYGRDWRTAIYRNMGHPEVEDLKDGVTWMGQHTNVDIKRVGTYGGSYGGFLTFMSLFTEPDLFQAGAALRPVADWAHYNAPYTSNILNTPDVDPIAYERSSPIEHAQGLTKPLLIMSGVMDDNVFFQDSVRLVQRLIELEKPMFKTAIYPVEPHGFRQPSSWLDEYRRIYKLFEQELK; encoded by the coding sequence ATGAACAGCGTAATGCGACATTTGGGTTTAAGTGCGTTAGCCATTGCGGTATTAACGAGTTGCGCGGCAACCTCAACTGAAACGGCGACTCCCGCTGCGACTCCAACGGCTTATCAAGTCCCTTTGGCTCAACCTCCCCAAGTTTCACAACAACTTACGTTGAACCAAATCATGGCCAACCCCGATTGGATGGGGATTTTCGCCAAGGAAGCTTACTGGAGCGATGACAGCCAAAGTGTGTTTTTCGCTCGCCAACCTAGTGCATCAGCACTACGGAATTACTATCAGCAGGGCATTAACAACAGCCGCGCTGTTGAACTGGCTATCGATAAATTACACGCCGTCGATCAACAGTTTGGCGTATTAGATAGCACTAAGTCCAACAAGGCTTATCTCTACCAAGGAAATGTTTTTGTAAAACATTTAAGCTCGGGCAAAATTACCCAGCTTACTCGTCAGCGCAGCGCCATCAGTGGTTTGCGTTACCTCAATAATGGCGATATTGCCTATTGGCAAGGTGATAATGTTTTTCAAATCCACCAAGATAGTGGATTGGTTGAACAACTGCTTGAAATTAAAATGGCCAAAGCGCCCGAAGGCGTTAAAGAGCCCAGCAGTTATTTAGCTAAGCAGCAGCATCGACTGATCCAATATGTGGCTATGCAGCATGAACAGGCTAAAGCCAAAGAACAGTTTAAGAATGAGTTGCAAAAGAGCGATCCCACCCTCGCTGCTAGCACTTGGTATCTAGGCGATACCGAAGTCGTGTCGGAGCTTAGCGTATCGCCAGATGGTCGCTATGTGTTTGTTGCTTTAACCGATAAGAATTACACCGGCAGCAGTGAGCACGACATCATGCCGAACTACCTCGGTAGCGAAGGCTATATCGATCCCGTACCAGTTCGTGCCCGTGTAGCTGAAGATACACTACTAGGCCAACGTTTTGTGGTGCTCGATTTAAATACGCATAAACAGATTGATGTCACGATTGAAGGGCTCACGGGGTTCGATGAAGACGTATTAGCTAAGGTCAAAGCACAAAATGCTAAGGCGAAAGGCGAAAGCTATCAGAGCACTAAAGCTCCCCGTAAAATCCAGCTGATGCAGGATTGGGGCTGGACTCAAAGTGCGATTCAATGGCATGAGTCTGAAAATAAACTGGCGGTAATGGTTGAAGCTATTGATAACAAAGACCGCTGGATTGCCACTGTCGATCTATCAAAGGGTAAGTTTATCACCGAACATCGTCTGCATGATGATGCTTGGGTGAACTATGACTATAACCAGTTTGGCTGGATACCAGGCACAGACACGCTTTATTATCTCTCTGAAGAAACCGGTTATTCTCAGCTTTATCTTAAAGCTAGTGGCGAAAAGCCCCGCGCTTTGACGCAAGGTAAGTTTGTGGTGAGTGATATCACCCTGTCGCCTGATGCTAATTATATTTACTACAAAGCGAACCAGAGCCATCCGGGTATTTATAATGTTCACCGCGTGAATCTCACCTCTGGCAAGAACGAACAACTCACCCAATGGGACGGTAATTTAGATTACAGCTTGAGCCCTGATGGCGCTAAGTTGCTGCTGAATGCTTCTCGTCGCACGCAACCAAATGAACTTTATATTCAGCCGATAGGTGGCGAGCTAAAACAGCTAACCTCTTACACGAGTGAGGCTTTTAAGCAATATCCATGGCAGGCGCCAGAAGTGATCGCTGTACCTTCAAACCATGGTGCCGGTCAGATTTATGCGCGTGTTTATTTGCCGCAGGGCTATGACAAATCCCGCGCCGAAAAATATCCCGCGGTTATCTTTAACCATGGTGCGGGTTACTTGCAAAATGCCGATTATGGCTTTAGTGGCTACTTCCGTGAGTTTATGTTCCACAACCTATTGACTCAACAAGGTTATGTGGTGATGGACATGGATTATCGTGGTTCTAAAGGTTATGGCCGCGATTGGCGTACGGCAATTTATCGCAATATGGGGCATCCTGAAGTCGAAGATTTAAAAGACGGCGTGACTTGGATGGGCCAACATACCAATGTGGATATTAAGCGGGTTGGTACTTATGGTGGATCTTACGGCGGCTTCTTAACCTTTATGTCTTTGTTTACAGAGCCTGATTTATTCCAAGCGGGTGCTGCACTGCGTCCGGTTGCGGATTGGGCACACTACAATGCGCCTTACACTTCTAATATTTTGAATACACCGGATGTTGATCCTATCGCCTATGAGCGCAGCTCGCCAATTGAACATGCTCAAGGTCTGACTAAGCCATTGCTTATTATGAGTGGTGTGATGGATGATAACGTGTTCTTCCAAGATAGCGTGCGTCTGGTACAGCGTTTAATTGAACTGGAAAAGCCGATGTTCAAAACGGCTATTTACCCAGTTGAGCCCCACGGTTTCCGCCAACCATCGAGTTGGTTGGACGAATATCGCCGTATTTACAAGCTGTTTGAACAAGAGCTTAAGTAA
- a CDS encoding HDOD domain-containing protein, with translation MAISVAGGVRPGKILEIEQRLYQQLILGKQKASPTLLDDLDRELEADANKLDVEREAVLSRLLKQIKAREVFEAISKQLIDTVNNAIEHQLASPELVLAKSDINESQILLLELLLAKNLDATRLRPLISNLSWLCRDLTNMVNSPAFRARRPQSSDVRVTDIKLVMNYIGIENLRTIIPYFCLRNWLPSGNAKLLWTTRKLWRYSIVSGIAANALAQLHNTDSALVYSGALLNQLGTSVVLSLSARLFDKTWGNWIREASSSRDKEVYDAVIATEFPAKAVFEQVLSHGHVLNWQLLELLKFENSPLTLLLKELDQTLTYRELSPPAALVARANCYAKVLLLEEMRQIEPQEKRLMFDYYELTEQEVLRLKAQNYRKLDLL, from the coding sequence GTGGCGATTTCGGTAGCGGGTGGCGTCAGACCCGGTAAAATTTTAGAGATAGAACAGCGGCTCTATCAGCAACTTATCCTCGGTAAGCAAAAGGCCAGTCCTACACTATTGGATGATTTAGACCGAGAGCTTGAAGCCGATGCCAATAAACTCGACGTGGAGCGCGAGGCGGTATTGTCGCGTCTGCTCAAACAAATCAAAGCCCGAGAAGTATTTGAGGCGATTTCAAAGCAGCTCATTGATACAGTGAATAATGCTATTGAGCATCAATTAGCTTCGCCTGAATTAGTGCTGGCAAAATCGGATATTAACGAATCACAAATCCTGTTACTTGAATTGCTACTGGCGAAAAATCTCGATGCCACAAGACTAAGGCCTTTAATCAGTAATTTGAGCTGGTTATGCCGTGATTTAACTAATATGGTCAACAGTCCGGCATTTCGTGCTCGCCGCCCCCAAAGTTCTGATGTGCGTGTTACTGATATCAAATTAGTGATGAATTACATTGGAATAGAAAATCTACGCACTATCATTCCATATTTTTGCCTGCGTAACTGGTTACCTAGTGGTAATGCTAAGTTACTCTGGACCACGCGCAAGCTTTGGCGTTATAGCATAGTGAGCGGCATCGCCGCCAATGCATTGGCGCAGCTTCATAATACTGACTCAGCCCTCGTCTACAGTGGTGCATTGTTGAATCAGTTAGGCACTTCAGTCGTGCTGAGTCTCAGTGCGCGTTTATTTGATAAAACCTGGGGAAACTGGATCCGCGAGGCGAGTTCGAGTCGGGATAAAGAAGTGTACGACGCTGTGATTGCCACCGAGTTTCCGGCCAAAGCCGTATTTGAACAAGTGCTCAGTCATGGGCACGTGCTTAATTGGCAATTACTCGAGCTACTTAAATTTGAAAATAGCCCGTTAACCTTACTGTTAAAAGAGCTCGATCAAACCTTAACGTATCGGGAATTATCCCCTCCAGCGGCATTGGTGGCGCGGGCTAATTGTTATGCGAAGGTACTGTTGCTCGAAGAGATGCGTCAAATCGAGCCGCAGGAAAAGCGTTTAATGTTTGATTATTACGAGCTAACAGAGCAAGAAGTGTTGCGCCTTAAAGCGCAAAACTATCGAAAGCTAGATTTGCTGTAA